In Xyrauchen texanus isolate HMW12.3.18 chromosome 32, RBS_HiC_50CHRs, whole genome shotgun sequence, the following proteins share a genomic window:
- the LOC127625866 gene encoding inhibin beta B chain-like encodes MRRSMYKVLCFVSCVLSIRCTPAPDTDTRSVTSTCASCGLPQADESTRVDVDFLEAVKRHILSRLQMRDRPNITHPIPKAAMVTALKKLHAGKVREDGRVEIPNLDGHSAAVNEVEEETSEIISFAETDELLTSKTSLFFLISNEGNQNLYASQANLWLYFKLLPNALAKGSRRKVTVKVYYQEPGLGSKWNLVEKRIDLKRSGWHTFPLTNAVQLVFSKGDRRQNLDVKCEGCENMGVLPVLVNSADESHRPFLVVQARLADNKHRIRKRGLECDGSSSLCCRQQFYIDFRLIGWNDWIIAPSGYYGNYCEGSCPAYMAGVPGSASSFHTAVVNQYRMRGMGPGSMNSCCIPTKLSTMSMLYFDDEYNIIKRDVPNMIVEECGCA; translated from the exons ATGAGGAGGTCGATGTATAAAGTGCTTTGTTTTGTGTCCTGTGTCCTCTCCATCCGCTGCACACCGGCACCGGACACCGACACCCGGAGCGTCACCTCGACCTGCGCGTCCTGCGGGCTCCCTCAGGCGGATGAATCCACACGGGTGGACGTGGACTTCTTGGAGGCGGTGAAAAGACACATTCTGTCCCGGTTACAGATGCGAGACAGACCCAACATCACCCACCCCATCCCGAAGGCGGCGATGGTGACCGCGCTCAAGAAGCTCCACGCCGGGAAAGTGCGAGAGGACGGGCGAGTGGAGATCCCGAACCTGGACGGACACTCCGCGGCGGTGAATGAGGTGGAGGAGGAGACGTCAGAGATCATCAGTTTCGCCGAGACAG ACGAGTTGCTGACCTCCAAGACCAGCCTGTTTTTTCTGATCTCCAACGAGGGCAACCAGAACTTGTATGCGTCCCAGGCGAACCTTTGGCTGTACTTTAAACTTCTGCCCAACGCTTTGGCAAAGGGTTCTCGGAGGAAGGTCACGGTGAAGGTGTATTATCAGGAACCAGGTCTGGGGAGCAAATGGAATTTGGTGGAGAAACGAATCGACCTGAAACGCAGCGGTTGGCACACCTTTCCCTTGACGAACGCTGTGCAGTTGGTTTTCTCAAAAGGCGATCGGCGGCAGAATCTCGACGTGAAGTGCGAGGGGTGCGAAAACATGGGTGTCCTGCCCGTGTTGGTGAACTCGGCTGACGAGTCCCACCGTCCTTTCCTGGTCGTCCAGGCGCGACTTGCGGACAACAAACATCGCATCCGTAAACGAGGCTTGGAATGCGACGGGAGCAGCAGCTTGTGTTGCCGCCAACAGTTTTACATCGACTTCCGCCTCATTGGCTGGAACGACTGGATCATTGCCCCATCGGGGTACTATGGGAATTATTGCGAAGGGAGCTGTCCCGCATACATGGCTGGGGTGCCTGGCTCGGCCTCCTCTTTTCACACCGCCGTGGTGAATCAGTACCGCATGCGAGGTATGGGTCCGGGATCCATGAACTCGTGTTGTATCCCAACCAAACTGAGCACAATGTCCATGCTGTACTTCGACGATGAATACAACATCATTAAACGGGACGTTCCCAATATGATCGTAGAGGAGTGTGGATGTGCTTGA
- the LOC127625870 gene encoding ras-related protein ralB-B-like: MAANKSKNQSSLVLHKVIMVGSGGVGKSALTLQFMYDEFVEDYEPTKADSYRKKVVLDGEEVQIDILDTAGQEDYAAIRDNYFRSGEGFLLVFSITESESFSAASEFREQILRVKAEEDIIPLLFVGNKSDLEDRRQVTADEARAKADEWSVQYVETSAKTRANVDKVFFDLMRDVRTKKMSESKEKNAKKSGKKKKSLKERCMLL; the protein is encoded by the exons ATGGCGGCAAATAAGAGTAAAAATCAGAGTTCCCTGGTTCTGCACAAGGTCATAATGGTCGGCAGCGGCGGCGTGGGAAAATCAGCCCTCACACTGCAGTTCATGTATGACGAG TTTGTGGAGGATTATGAACCCACCAAGGCTGATAGTTACAGGAAGAAGGTGGTCCTGGACGGAGAAGAGGTGCAGATTGATATTCTGGATACGGCGGGACAGGAGGATTACGCTGCCATTAGAGATAACTACTTCCGGAGCGGAGAAGGTTTTCTCCTGGTTTTCTCCATCACAGAGTCAGAGTCCTTCAGCGCTGCTTCAGAGTTCAG AGAGCAGATCCTGAGAGTGAAGGCGGAGGAGGATATAATTCCTCTCTTGTTTGTCGGAAATAAGTCTGATTTGGAGGACAGGCGGCAGGTGACAGCGGACGAGGCTCGAGCCAAAGCGGACGAGTGGTCGGTTCAGTATGTGGAAACGTCGGCCAAAACTCGAGCAAACGTTGATAAG GTGTTCTTTGATTTGATGAGAGATGTGCGGACGAAAAAGATGTCTGAGAGCAAGGAGAAAAACGCAAAGAAGAGCGGCAAGAAGAAGAAGAGTTTGAAAGAAAGATGTATGCTGCTTTGA